The Leptospiraceae bacterium genome includes a region encoding these proteins:
- a CDS encoding aldo/keto reductase, protein MNRKDFLFLISAMVYSIMNLNLFTEENRNEINPIPTREIPNTKDKIPILGFGTWKVFDVEVNETNLKKLSEVWHTFITHGGRLVDSSPMYGNSENFIGHLFEKYNREDIFFATKVWTEGKKEGLKQIEHSFQKMNVTNMNLFQVHNLLDLKTQLNTLRDLKEKGKIKYIGVTHYLPSYFSKMEEIIKKEKLDFIQIPYSISLRDAEKRILPLAKDKGIAVLINRPFEGGDLFSKFLKKPIDSKLSEMNIHSWAELFIRFLTANTNLTCILFASSKPHHVAENMNAAKKPLLEKQDLSKAYNIFLENL, encoded by the coding sequence ATGAATAGAAAAGATTTTTTATTTCTAATTTCTGCAATGGTATATTCAATTATGAATTTAAATTTATTTACAGAGGAAAATAGGAACGAAATAAATCCCATTCCTACTAGAGAAATTCCAAACACAAAGGATAAAATTCCTATTTTGGGATTTGGCACTTGGAAAGTTTTTGACGTTGAAGTGAATGAAACAAACCTTAAAAAATTATCCGAAGTCTGGCATACTTTTATAACCCATGGAGGAAGGTTAGTTGACAGTTCTCCTATGTATGGAAATTCAGAAAACTTCATAGGCCATCTTTTTGAAAAATACAATAGAGAAGATATATTTTTCGCCACAAAAGTCTGGACTGAAGGAAAGAAAGAAGGCTTAAAACAAATTGAACATTCGTTCCAAAAAATGAATGTAACGAATATGAACTTATTTCAAGTTCACAATCTATTGGATTTAAAAACTCAACTGAATACACTCAGGGATTTAAAAGAAAAAGGAAAAATTAAATACATAGGGGTAACTCATTATTTGCCGTCTTATTTTTCAAAAATGGAAGAAATTATTAAGAAAGAAAAATTAGACTTTATACAGATTCCTTACTCCATTAGCCTCCGCGATGCCGAAAAAAGGATTTTACCACTGGCAAAGGACAAAGGTATCGCAGTTCTAATTAATAGACCATTTGAAGGAGGAGACTTATTTTCTAAATTTTTAAAAAAACCAATAGATTCTAAATTATCAGAAATGAACATACATTCATGGGCTGAGTTATTCATTCGGTTTCTAACGGCTAATACAAATTTAACTTGTATTTTATTTGCCTCTTCAAAGCCTCACCATGTCGCCGAAAACATGAATGCAGCCAAAAAACCGTTGTTAGAAAAACAGGATTTATCAAAAGCATATAATATATTTTTAGAAAATCTGTAG
- a CDS encoding SH3 domain-containing protein — translation MFRGLFIFLIVAFVWAEDFPATNLRYVLIQSGILNVRDKPVDGKVITKLNAGDKVTVLENVESNYGWKKIKTASNVIGYVSDEFLGFYSISEIQKGKLIGIVGAGDSADTMKKGALRILGGSFSGKWYGYDGNGDFSYFLNYLVKNKKSLDILENNLKVGTFKAESIAKYGCQEFKGIQGTAFPKQITSSNEILYLGTTGILESNLKFTLSEKVTEIHLTNLLNEATKLFKNNKVTPKELENLSEKKVIQINSGNGKSLLVARYAIKNEHAEKHYVSLVAEILKNDKIKIIHKKFESLEEERGNYGGSFHFMGAIDVDGKGTPAIIFIHIGFDSTIYELFQIKENSIESLFVGGGDAC, via the coding sequence GTGTTTAGAGGTCTATTTATATTTTTAATTGTAGCATTTGTTTGGGCGGAGGATTTTCCTGCGACAAATCTTCGTTATGTGCTTATTCAATCTGGAATCTTGAATGTTCGAGATAAACCTGTCGACGGAAAGGTAATAACAAAACTGAATGCCGGCGATAAAGTCACTGTTCTAGAAAATGTCGAGAGTAATTATGGATGGAAAAAAATTAAAACAGCTTCGAACGTTATTGGATATGTCTCGGACGAATTTCTCGGGTTTTATAGTATTTCTGAAATCCAGAAAGGGAAATTAATTGGAATTGTAGGGGCCGGAGATTCTGCTGACACTATGAAAAAAGGCGCCCTTCGTATATTAGGCGGGTCTTTTTCGGGTAAATGGTATGGATATGATGGAAATGGAGATTTCAGTTATTTTCTGAATTATTTAGTTAAAAATAAAAAGTCTTTAGATATCCTTGAAAATAATTTAAAAGTAGGTACATTCAAAGCTGAATCTATTGCAAAATATGGGTGTCAGGAATTTAAAGGAATACAAGGTACGGCTTTCCCAAAACAAATCACTTCCTCAAATGAGATATTGTATTTAGGAACAACCGGAATTCTTGAGTCTAACCTGAAATTTACTCTTTCAGAAAAAGTAACTGAAATTCATTTAACGAATCTTCTAAATGAGGCTACAAAACTTTTTAAAAATAACAAGGTTACACCTAAGGAATTAGAAAATCTTTCAGAAAAAAAAGTTATTCAAATTAATTCTGGAAATGGTAAATCACTATTAGTCGCTCGTTATGCAATAAAAAATGAACACGCAGAAAAACATTATGTTTCGTTGGTCGCAGAAATTTTGAAAAACGATAAAATAAAAATTATCCATAAGAAGTTTGAATCTTTAGAAGAAGAGAGAGGTAATTATGGAGGAAGTTTTCATTTTATGGGTGCTATTGATGTTGATGGAAAAGGAACTCCAGCGATTATATTTATTCATATAGGGTTTGATTCAACTATATATGAACTTTTTCAAATTAAGGAAAATTCGATTGAGTCCCTTTTTGTAGGTGGGGGTGATGCTTGTTAA
- a CDS encoding HDOD domain-containing protein has translation MPAETHIPLGTNPDTQKPYSSIIVDEGSIDRSLLRRFLQSEKFDIINESSNAEDVLNFLVNSSKIPDLVCIDLHLPGPKNGVDVIKEINQSYPTIKIIVISAVEDRSLIQSLLNLKIHAFLRKPYSRAAISDRFAKVFGRAGSLSSTDATAKTIHLADLEIPPLPMVAIKIMSFDTDNPAGGSEELEKLIGPDKAITTDIMKIANSAYYGRSGKIHSLREAITLLGMKTVKNLVMLKSKKQFSKNLSGEVYHKHLEELPVLTALIGFDLTNPLGLKKIREDVFLAGLLRKIGMTVLALNFPTRYSELLDLSSTGTRDLLLAETENFKINHIEAGTKIFKIWKMPPHLQQIVNHQDFTPDAVEMVSDVDRISRLAGILATKMLGFKLPDYEARIEHTLFHSCNFSPELQEAFGEDYYDMIKDHPFFEMMA, from the coding sequence ATGCCAGCAGAAACTCATATCCCTTTAGGAACCAACCCAGATACTCAAAAACCCTATTCCTCCATCATCGTTGATGAAGGTTCAATAGATCGAAGTTTACTCAGACGTTTTTTACAGTCTGAAAAATTTGACATAATAAACGAATCATCGAACGCAGAAGACGTATTGAATTTTTTAGTGAATTCGAGCAAAATACCGGATCTCGTATGTATAGATTTACATTTACCAGGACCCAAAAATGGAGTAGATGTAATTAAAGAGATAAATCAGTCTTATCCGACTATTAAAATTATAGTAATTTCTGCAGTGGAAGACAGAAGTCTAATTCAATCCTTATTAAACTTAAAAATTCATGCATTCCTACGTAAGCCATACTCTAGAGCAGCAATATCGGATAGATTTGCAAAAGTATTTGGTAGAGCTGGAAGTTTAAGTTCAACCGATGCTACTGCAAAAACAATTCATCTAGCTGATTTAGAAATCCCACCGCTCCCTATGGTTGCAATTAAAATAATGAGCTTCGATACAGATAACCCCGCAGGCGGTAGTGAAGAACTGGAAAAACTAATTGGTCCTGACAAAGCAATAACTACTGACATTATGAAGATTGCAAATTCTGCATATTATGGGCGATCAGGAAAAATACATTCATTAAGAGAAGCAATTACTCTATTAGGAATGAAGACTGTAAAAAATTTAGTAATGCTAAAATCAAAAAAACAATTTAGTAAAAATTTATCCGGAGAAGTTTATCATAAACATTTAGAAGAATTACCAGTGTTAACCGCACTAATCGGATTCGATCTAACAAATCCATTAGGATTAAAAAAAATTAGAGAAGACGTTTTTTTAGCTGGATTACTTCGAAAAATAGGAATGACTGTGCTTGCCCTAAACTTTCCAACTAGGTATTCAGAACTTTTAGATTTATCAAGTACCGGTACTCGTGATTTATTACTTGCAGAAACGGAGAATTTCAAAATAAACCATATTGAAGCAGGAACCAAAATATTTAAAATATGGAAGATGCCTCCACATTTACAACAAATTGTGAATCACCAAGATTTTACACCAGATGCAGTTGAAATGGTTTCTGATGTAGATAGAATTTCTAGACTTGCCGGTATTTTAGCTACAAAGATGTTAGGATTTAAATTGCCAGACTACGAAGCAAGAATCGAACACACTTTGTTTCATTCCTGCAATTTCTCTCCGGAATTACAAGAAGCATTTGGAGAAGATTATTACGATATGATAAAAGATCATCCGTTTTTCGAAATGATGGCTTGA